One window of Dechloromonas sp. ZY10 genomic DNA carries:
- the rpoS gene encoding RNA polymerase sigma factor RpoS, with amino-acid sequence MSDYREQQDEEEFSPEPDEAVLLPEPEVVTPELELLEDVTQLYLNEIGAKPLLTPEQELATARKVRAGDFAARQKMIEHNLRLVVNIAKHYLNRGIPLLDLVEEGNLGLIHALEKFDPERGFRFSTYATWWIRQSIERGIMNQSRTIRLPVHVVKEINVVLRAMRHLDSAEKRESTVEKVAALIDKPVEEIRRILALNEHIASLDAPLDVDSAHSMAELIPDEEGHDPESLLQSSEIGSLLGDWLSRLSERQRLVIERRYGLNGTDIATLDSIAGELGLTRERVRQIQMEGLDNLRKIIKRGNISRDSLL; translated from the coding sequence ATGAGCGACTACCGCGAGCAGCAAGACGAAGAGGAATTTTCCCCGGAGCCTGATGAGGCTGTTTTGTTGCCCGAACCGGAGGTGGTGACCCCCGAGCTTGAATTGCTCGAAGATGTCACCCAGTTGTACCTCAATGAAATTGGCGCCAAGCCGCTGTTGACACCGGAGCAGGAACTGGCTACCGCCAGGAAGGTGCGGGCTGGTGATTTCGCCGCCCGCCAGAAAATGATCGAGCACAATCTGCGGCTGGTGGTGAATATCGCCAAGCACTACCTCAATCGCGGCATCCCCTTGCTGGATCTGGTCGAGGAAGGCAATCTCGGCCTGATCCACGCGCTGGAAAAATTCGATCCCGAGCGCGGTTTTCGTTTCTCGACTTATGCGACCTGGTGGATTCGCCAGAGCATTGAGCGCGGAATCATGAACCAGTCGCGGACGATCCGCTTGCCGGTACATGTGGTTAAGGAAATCAACGTGGTCCTGCGTGCGATGCGGCACCTGGATTCTGCCGAAAAACGCGAGTCGACCGTGGAAAAGGTCGCTGCGCTGATCGATAAGCCGGTCGAGGAGATTCGGCGCATTCTGGCGCTCAATGAACACATTGCATCGCTCGATGCGCCGCTCGATGTCGACTCGGCTCACAGCATGGCCGAACTGATTCCTGACGAAGAAGGGCATGACCCGGAGTCCTTGCTCCAGTCAAGCGAGATCGGCTCGCTGCTGGGAGATTGGCTGAGTCGGCTGTCGGAACGGCAGCGCTTGGTGATCGAGCGGCGTTATGGGCTTAACGGTACCGATATTGCGACGCTCGACAGCATTGCCGGCGAACTCGGACTGACCCGCGAGCGGGTCCGCCAGATCCAGATGGAAGGTCTGGATAACCTGCGCAAGATCATCAAGCGCGGCAATATTTCCCGCGATTCCCTGCTCTAA
- the mltB gene encoding lytic murein transglycosylase B → MRTPRLSLFTQLRRAPSPWTLAAIFALYAPLTVAAGKPAPEKLPPLADDSAVVSFARDMEQRHGFNADTLLAQFAQVRANPRVLQLIKPPATPQQRSWERYRPRFLNERRIDGGVRFWVQHRDRLSRASALYGVPEEIIVAIIGVETEYGKNTGGFRVLEALGTLAFHYPPRADFFRTELEQFLLLSRENQLDPLTVKGSFAGAIGIPQFMPGSQRRYAVDFDGDQRVDLSGSVDDAIGSVGRFLEQHGWQAGKPIAEAVRGNSAPPAELLEAGIRPTLGERELRAAGISNELGEQARVALIDLVSPERETEYWLGHDNFYVITRYNRSSFYAMSVFQLAEEIRLRLPR, encoded by the coding sequence TTGAGAACTCCCCGCCTCTCGCTTTTCACCCAGCTGCGCCGGGCGCCGAGCCCCTGGACGCTGGCTGCCATTTTTGCCCTCTACGCACCGTTGACCGTGGCGGCCGGCAAACCGGCCCCGGAAAAACTCCCTCCGCTGGCAGATGACAGTGCGGTGGTCAGTTTTGCCCGCGACATGGAACAGCGCCATGGTTTCAATGCCGACACCCTGCTTGCCCAGTTTGCCCAGGTGCGCGCCAATCCGCGCGTGCTGCAGCTGATCAAGCCCCCGGCGACACCGCAGCAACGCTCATGGGAACGCTATCGCCCTCGTTTCCTGAACGAACGGCGAATTGATGGCGGGGTTCGTTTCTGGGTGCAACACCGCGACCGGCTAAGCCGGGCCAGCGCCCTCTACGGTGTTCCGGAAGAAATCATTGTCGCAATCATCGGAGTCGAGACCGAATACGGTAAAAACACCGGTGGCTTCCGGGTGCTCGAAGCACTGGGAACGCTGGCCTTTCACTATCCGCCACGTGCCGACTTCTTCCGCACCGAACTCGAACAATTCCTGCTGCTGAGCCGGGAAAACCAGCTTGATCCGCTGACGGTCAAGGGCTCGTTTGCCGGCGCCATCGGCATTCCGCAATTCATGCCCGGCAGTCAGCGGCGTTATGCCGTCGACTTTGACGGCGATCAGCGAGTGGACCTGTCAGGCAGCGTGGACGATGCCATCGGTAGCGTCGGCCGCTTTCTCGAACAGCACGGCTGGCAGGCCGGCAAACCGATTGCCGAAGCAGTACGCGGCAACTCGGCACCACCGGCCGAACTGCTTGAAGCAGGTATCCGCCCCACGCTCGGTGAACGCGAATTGCGTGCCGCCGGGATCAGCAACGAACTTGGCGAACAGGCACGAGTGGCCTTGATTGACCTGGTTTCGCCCGAACGCGAAACGGAGTACTGGCTGGGTCACGACAACTTTTATGTCATTACCCGCTACAACCGCTCCAGCTTCTACGCGATGTCGGTTTTCCAGCTGGCCGAGGAAATCCGCCTGCGTCTGCCCCGCTGA